The DNA region CCTTGGGCATCGATCCTGCACGGACTTGGAATCTTTACCCCCGCTACGCCAATATTGGGCCCGTTTTCCCCCTAGCAAACCTCGACTGGGCAGCGAGATCGCAAAAACTAAAAGAAAATGACCTGATCCTCGTCTACGCCAACGGTGCAGGCGCAACCGCCGTTGCTACCGTGATGCGTTGGGGAGATGTCGCCCTAGGTTGCGAACCCGCCCCCCCCTTAAGCAGCGCCGCCGCCCAAACCACCGTACAGCTAGCCGCACCAGAACCCACCCAGCCTGCGGAAATTCCCAACTTATCCCTAGAAAAACTTTTAGCCACCGCCCCCAGCAAACGAGAAATCCAATTAGAAACCTATCTTTTAAGCTGGTTTGCCAGTTCTCTGCAAAAACCCATCCATCAATTTAACCCCCAACAAACCTTCGCCACCTTACTCGACTCCTTAATGGCACTAATGCTGAAAAGCCGAATAGAAGTCGATCTCCAAGTCCAAGTCCCCATCGAACAACTCTTTGGCGATCGCACTATTCACCAACTCGCTGAATATATCCTCTCTCAACTCACCCTCACCACCCTCACAAGTTCTCCCCTCTGCGTGGAAGAACGGGAGACTTTGCGACTCTGAGGAGGATGGGGAGATGGGGAGGTGGGGGGATGGGGGGATGGAGGTGTCTGGTGGGAATTCAACACTTTGCTCTTCTAGAGAGGATGGGGGGATGGGGAGGTGGGGAGATGGGGGGATGGAAGTGTCTGGTAGGAATTCAACACTTTGCTCTTAATTCAAGACTTAAAAAGCACTTTATTTCTCATTCAGCATCCCGCAACGCACCAAGCCAAATACAGCACTTCAAACTCAGCACTTCCAACTCCCCTCTTCCCCAACCCCCAACTCCCAACTCCCAACTCCCCTCTTCCCCAACCCCCAACTCCCAACTCCTAACTCCCCTCTTCCCCAACCCCCAACTCCCAATTCCCAATTCCCTTCTTCTCCCCAACCCCTAACTCCTAACTCCCAATTCCCTCTCTTCCCCAACCCCCAACTCCCAATTCCCAACTCCCTTCTTCCCCAGAGATTGCTCAATCAGATCGGCGGCGCGTTTGACACCGCCTGCTGTGCGGATGGATCGTTGGATTTTTTGGGCGTTGTGGCTGTAAGATTCTTCAGTGAGAACTCGTTGGATGGCTTCTCGCAGGCGATAAATGCTTAAGCGGCTGACGGGGATGACTTCTCCGGTACGAGTCCAGCGAATTCTGGCCCCCGTTCCCGGTTGCTCGAAGGTGATGGGGATGGCAACGAGGGGGATACCATAGCTGAGAGAGTCGAGGACGGTATTGAGTCCGCCGTGGGTGATGGTTAGGCTGGCTTTGGCTAGGACTTCGAGTTGGGGGGCGTATTCTACGACTAAGGGAGAACCGGGTAAGGTGGCGACGGCTTCTGCACTCATGCCCCCACCGTGGGTAATCATTAATTGTACGTCCAGACCTTGACAAGCTTGCGCGATCGCCCTAAACAGATCGGCTTTGGTATTCTGCACGCTTCCCAGGGAGGCATAAATTAAGGGTTGTCCGGTTAAACGTTCGTAGGGAAAGGACACATTTTGCGGGGATGGGTTTCGCAGCGGGCCGGTATAGTGAAACTGGGGGGGAAGGTTGGGAATGGAAAAGTCAAAGGCGGGGGGTTGCTGGCTGATGTGGGCGAGGGTGGCTTGGGAGGCGTAGATGTGGGGGTAGGGGGGCAGTTTCCACCGCTGGCGATACTCGTTGATGGTTTTGAGGATGGGGCGGCAACTGTAATCTAGGATGGTGTAGGCAATTTGATTGCGGATTTTTGCCCAGGCGTCATCGTTGTAACTCCAAGGGGTGAAGAAGGGGGGAACGTCGGCGCGACGGTGGATGGCTTGACCGCAAGAGACGCAAATGAAGGGAAGATTGAGAGATTGGGCGATGGTTTCGCCGACGGGTTCGAGTTGATCGACAATGAGGGCATCAATCCCCAAGGTGGCGATCGCTCTCGGCGCATCCTGACAGATAATTTCTGTAATCTGTTGGCAGAAGTCTACGGAGTAGTTTAAGGCTTTGATTTCGCTGAGTTGGGCGAGCTGCTTGAAGGTTATCGCCAGGGAACCGGGTTTGTAAAGGGTTTCGCCAATCGGATAAAAGTCTACGCCTTGCGATCGCACTTTCAATTCCATATCGGCAATTTGCAAAAAGGTGACGCGATGTCCTCGATTTTGCAGTTCTCGACCTAATGCTGATTGGGGGTTAATATGTCCGGGGTAGGGGGGGCAAATAATACCAAAATGAGTCATGAAATCAGTTGAGAAGAGGGGTGGGTCTTTTTCGGGTTCGCGTGTTGGCTGCTGCTAAATTCAGTCGTTCAGAGGATTTTGGGCAGCGATCTTGCGGACTTTTGGCAGTTGCCACCAGGGAATCTGAGGATAGTCGTGGTGTTCTTCGTGATAGCCAAAGTGATAGCAGGTTAGGAACGACCAAAGCAGCGGGAAGGAACTACTTTGAGCGCAGTTAGCATTTTTATAACCGCCTTCAGGTTGGCGATGGGGAAGAAAGGTTCCAAAGTAAAAGAGTTGCACTGAACTCAGCAGCGCGGGCAAAATCCAAAATAAATAAAGATTGGCTTGGGGAATCTGCAATAAGTAGTGAATGCTGTAAAATAAAGCCACTAATTGAAAGGCACGAACCCAGCACCAGTATTCTTGCATGAAATGCAGATACCAAAATCCAAAATTTGAGTGCTGACCGTCATGATAATCGGGGTCGATTTCGGTGGCGGGATGGCGATGATGCAGCCAATGCTTTTTGAGTAATTGTTTATAGGAAAATAGACCGTACAACATGAGTGCGATCGCGCCTACTCCATGATTCAGCCGCCGATGGTGGGGTAAGATTGAACCATGCATGGCATCATGGGCGGTAATGAATAAGCCTGTATAGAGGAAGGTTTGCCACGCGCAAGCGAGTATCGTCATCGGTAGGCTAACCTCAGAGAGATCGCAAGCCATTAAGTAAACGATGCTGGTAGCCCAAATTCCCAAGATTGCCAGCGCAATCAGAAAACCTCCATAATTTTGACGAGTTTCCTCTAAAGTCTGCTCGGTAAATATTTCTAATAAAATAGGTTGAGACGAACTAGACCTATCCCGTTTATTGCTATTTTGGGGAGCGGGATCTGTCAAGGTTTTGGCGAACTCTTTAATCATAAAATAATCAACTCAATCAAGAGAGCGATCGCGGCAACTTTTCGAGCAGACAAGAAGAACTCTGGATACAAATTAGGAAGATGAATCTGTATCCAGAGACGGATGCTGTAAGCCGAATTGCTGCAATAGACAAACTGGAGAAAGCCTTAAGCGATACAGCCGCCTAGTGCTGATGCCAAGTCTTTATTCAATTGACGAATGCTCTTTTATTGTTCTCGAAAAAAACGTGTCTTTACTCTCTCTTGAGAAATGTTCTAGAAAATCCCAAGTTAGAGACAGACGTTACTACATCATGTAATCTTTAATTGACCCTGAAATTTGCTCGATTCATTGAGTGGCGAGCGATTGAGGCGGGTTAACCATAGAGAGGTTTTGCTGTATGGCAGCGTTAAGAGCGACTCTCAGTGCTAGTAAAGGACTAACCGCGTAAATCAACTCCAGGCTAGAAGGCACTGGTGGTTGGGCGAACAATGATTTCATTGACATCCACATCATCAGGCTGGGATACGGCATATAAAACGGCTCTGGCGATCGCATCCGGAGTTAAGGCACTTTTACGAAATTCTTTCAAAGCCTCTTGTGCTGAATCATCTGTGATGTCAGAACCCAGCTCTGTTTCCACAACACCCGGAGAGATTATGGTCACGCGGATATTTTCCGATTCCTGCCTCAGTCCTTCGGAGATTGCCCAAACTGCGTATTTGGTTGCACAGTAGACTGCGCTAGTCGGTACCACCATATGGGCGGCAATGGATGCGGTGTTGATAAACTGACCGCCACCTTGCGCTTCCATGATCGGCAAACCGGCTGCAATGCCATTCAATACGCCGTTAATGTTGACGTTAATCATCGCGTCCCATTCTTCCACTTTCAGGGCACTCATGGGCGATAAAGGCATGACCCCGGCATTGTTAAAAATGACATCAATTCGACCAAAGGTGTCTTTGGCAAAGTGAATGAACGCTTTCATATCCTCCCGATCGGTAACGTTCACCGTTTTGAATTCTGCCGAGCCACCCTGATGGCGAATCTCCTCCACAAGCTTTTCTAGCCTGTCTGTGCGCCGTGCCCCCAGAACAACCTTTGCGCCATTTTCAGCCAGTAATTTGGCAGTGGCTTCACCAATACCGCTACTTGCCCCCGTGATGGCAATGACTTTGTTTTCTACGTTTAACATCGTGATTTTCCTGTTTGTTTTGGTTGGTTTGCATTAGATAAACATGCCGCCAGAGACTTCAATTCTCTGGGCATTGATCCATCGGCTGTCTTCGGAAAGTAAGGATGCGATCGCCCCGCCAATATCATCGGGAAGACCAACGCGACCTAAAGCCGTCTGCGAGGCGATGAAGTTGTTAACCTCTGGATTGTCACGTACTACACCCTCACCAAAGTCTGTTTCAATCGCGCCAGGGGCCACCACGTTCACCGCAATCTGTCGTTGTCCTAATTCCTTCGCCAGGTATCGGGTCAAAACCTCGATCGCCCCCTTCATCGTGGCGTAAGCGGCATAACCCGGTAGAGCGAAACGGGCAAGGCCAGAGGAAATATTGACAATTCGTCCACCATCTTTGATCGACGGTAGAAGTTTCTGCGTGAGGAAGAACACACCCTTCACATGAATATTCATTAGGCGATCGAATTCTTCCTCGGTTGTTTCTGCAAACGGTGCATGAATCCCAATCCCAGCGTTGTTAACCAGGAAATCAAACTGCTCTGTTTGCCAGTTATCCTGGAGCGATCGCTGAATTTGTGCCGCAAAATCGTCAAAGGTTTTGGTGTTGGATGTATCGAGTTGCAGTGCAACCGCTTTACCCCCCAGGTCTGCGATCGCAGAGACTACACTTTTTGCTTCTGCCTCATTGCTGCGATACGTCACAATGACATCAACCCCTTTTTGGGCAAGTGCTAAAGCAGTATTTCTGCCCAACCCTCGGCTCGATCCTGTAATCAAAGCAATCTTTGTTGCAGCTTGTACCATTGCCTCATCCTTTCATTGCTCTCTTGGCATGGGTTCATCATAGGTTTAAGAAATGGGGTTTCAAATACACAAACCTCGCAACCTCTTGCCTAATCCTCTCAGGCAAGAGGTTGATGAGGAAAAACCTTCTCTATAATGAGCGCATGAGGACGGTTACTCAGCCAAGAAGCCAGCATGATGATTGAAACCCCAAAGCAAAGTACAGCCCTGCGTGCGTGTCAAGAACTCGCGACATTAGTATCGAAGTACACCGACAGCCGGGGAAACGGCGCTCATCAAACTGCGATCGCTCAATTAGAATTCATGCGGGAATCGTCTGCTTCCACCGCAATCTGTAGCGTCTTTGAACCGATTCTTGCGATCGTAGTTCAGGGTAAAAAAGAAGCATTGCTCGGTGAGGAAACGTATCAGTATGGTGCCGCTCAGTATCTTGTCATCTCGGTGGATTTGCCGCTGAGTGGATTTGTGACGGAGGCAACACCAGACAAGCCCTATTTAGGGTTTAAGTTGAATTTAGATCCAGTCCAACTCTGTGACATTATTGCCCAAATCCAACCCCACGCAGAAAAGAAAGAAAACTCAGTGAGGGGCTTGTTTGTTAGCAACGCTGATGTCGCCCTGGTTGATTGCGCCATTAGACTGACACGGCTTTTAGATACGCCGCAGGATATTCCGTTTTTGGCACCGATGATGATTCGCGAAATCTATTACCGTCTTTTGATGGGCGAACAAAGCGAAGCAGTTCGCCAGATCGCAACATCCGGTAGCACTATGCAGCGCATTGCTGAGATCGTTAAACTGCTCAAGGCTAACTTTACACAGTCCTTACGAGTGGAGGATTTGGCTGAACAAGCCAATATGTCTGTTGCCTCCTTCCATCGCCATTTTAAGAAAGTGACCTCAATGAGTCCTTTGCAATATCAGAAACAATTGAGGCTACTCGAAGCGCGTCGGCTGATGCTGATCGAAAATGCCGATGCAACCCATGCAGCCTATCAGGTCGGATATGAAAGTCCTTCACAGTTTAGCCGAGAATATTCCCGCATGTTTGGAGCGCCACCCATCAAAGATATTGAACGTTTACGGATAGCTTAAACTGTGGTTTTCAACTGGTTGACTGACAAAACTCTTTTGCCCTCATCCCCAACCCTTTGCCCATTGGGAGAAGGGAGTCAATCAGCGATGAGCGTTTCCTCTCCTATGGGCTACCGTGTATACACATCTAGTGTAAGAACCCTAAATCTAATTGAGATCCCCCTAAATCCCCGCGCTGACGCGCCGCTGCGCCCTTAAAAAGGGGGACTTTGACTCCAGTTCCCCCCTTTTGTAAGGGGGGCTAGGGGGGATCAAAACCTTGTAGAACAATACTAGAAAACTTATGTATACACGGTAGCTCCTATGGGAGAGGGCGGCTCGGACAACACCTTAATCAGATTTGTCAGTCAATCAGGGTTTTCAGACCTAATACAGTGTTAATCCAGTAATCGTCTACGCCCTGAAAAGAGAATAGAGCGAGTTAAGGGATCTGTAGGGTCAGATCGTAGCTGTCATTATTGTCCCAAGTCGCCACGGTGATGTAGTAAACTCCGTCAAGAGGAAGCTGAACTGACAGGGCGTCGTTGACTTCCCTTGCCATTACTGCTCCAGTCGGCGCAAACAGGTAGAGTGCGCTGGCGTTGTTGTAGGAGGTAAAGCCAATATGGAGAACTTGTCCGGCGCGGGCTTGCAGTTCGTAGGTGTGTCCTTCCTTGGGCCGAATATTCCTTTGCACAATGGCGGTAGAATTACTACCTGGCTCAAACTGGACGGTTTGGGAATGGTCAAAGTCTAGGAGGGGCAGGATATCGCTGGCGGTGGGAGCAAATTCGCTGGTGACATCTTCTAGCTGAAACTGAATGACGTTGCCCGATCTAGCTGTTCCTGCCAGGGTCGTAGGGGAGGCTGGCGCGGGGGCGGTGGTGGACGATACTGGGCGACCTACGCCTTGACCCCACCCGGCGGGATAGTCGTTGGCAACGGCATTACAATCTACGAGTTGGTAGGTTCTTAGAGGGGTGACTAGGGTAGAAGCCTGGAGTTCCCAGGTGACGTTGCTTTCGGTAAGGTCAGCTTTTTCGCTTTGGAGTAATTTCCCCTGTAGCGTTTGACCGTTGAGGGTAGCATCAATGAGTTCGTAGTAGATGCCGTAAGCCCAGCGTTCTGCGTTGGGGTCGATGTAAACTGCATCTGCACCAAAGGCTTCTACGCGGTTATCGTTGTGGACGACTACCCTAAACACGGAATCGTCGGTGTTGAAGCAATACTCGCCTGGTGCGATCGCCCCCAATGTTTCTGCACGGGCAGAATTGTTTGGAGTTGATGGTTCGTTAGGGGGATTAGACGATCGCTCTGCATCAATAGTCCTTGCTCCGCAGGCCATCGTGAAGGGGGCTAGAAGTGCGATCGCCACCCAGAATCTTGCAAAAGAGAAACCCATTGATTTGTCTCCAACATGCGAAAGTTTGATTTGCCCTGAGCCTCGGTTTGTAGGTTGAGACTCAGAGATTGAACATCAGCAGCGGATATACCGACTACGGCCCCATGAAACGGAAGGCGATCGCGTCGCAGTTCACTGCGGTATAGGTTAGATAACCTGTGTCAATTCGGGCTGGATTAGCCTGCCAGACTATGGGATTTTCTCCGTGGTTAAAAATATTCCAGAGGTGAATCAGCAATTGTGGCCCCTCAATCACCCCAGCAAAGGTTTGAATGTCTGCATCTTCAGGACGTTCAACTTGGCCGTCAGCCTGTAGACCTAACACCGAACCATCGGCTTTAACATTGAGTTCTAAGGCAGCTAGAACAGGCCCATCGTTGGGGCGGGCATCGGCTTCGTAGCAATAGGTGCCAGAGACAAATTGTGTTGTAGCACTTGCGGTAACGGGGTTAGCGACAGCACCGCCAGCAGCAGGACGGTCTAGGCTGGGGTTGTCTGAGACCCTCGATCTCGCCGCGACCTCTTGGGAATTGGCTGAGGCTGGGCTAGAGGGTTCAGCAGCAGCGGAATTGGACTCTTGGGAACCGATCGAGGCGGCAGTGGGCGGGTCAGCAGGTACAAAATTGGAACCTGACTGAGGTGGCGTAACCGTTACAGCGCAGCCAGCAGTCAGGGCCGTCAACAGCGTCGCCGACGCTGCTACAGCCCATGAGCGCAGAATATTAAGGGTCATAGGGTAGGGACTCAGCGAACAAGAGCAGAAATAAGCAACAAATAAATGGCAGAACAAAAACTATGCTCTCCAGTGTGCCCGACAACAGGTCGGCGTGCAATACAACTAGGCGGCTTCTGTAGGCGTCTACAAGAGTTCAAGCGTTGATTTCGGACATAAATGCAGGCTACCGGCTTAGAATCAGCACATCTTGGGGAAAATGTGGCAAATGGCAGTAAAGTATTCCCCAATTTGCGATCGCAAGTTGTCTTCAAGGAAAGGGTCATTGATTGAGGTTCGTAGACTCAAAAATGCGATCGGCACTTTGAGCCACAAAACCCTGATAGAGCGTCCCTTCTGGGGTAGGGTAGCGACGAGCAAATTCGTAGTAACAGGTGGGAATAGTGTGGAGTTCGCCTCCTGCAAATTCTACCGCCATGCGATCGCCTAAAGTGGAAACCTGTTCTAGCAGCACCTCTGGCGATCCTTTCACTTTTCCCCCGGCGGTATTCAACGGAATTCCTTGTTGTTCCACAATCTCCACCACCTCCTGGAGAGAGCGAACGAACTGGAGATGATTCACGCTCAGGGTAAAATGATTGGGACGCAAACCCAACGCCGCCACCCAAGCTGCATATTCACTTTCTTGGGCTAAGGTTTGATAGTCTTCCCAG from Desertifilum tharense IPPAS B-1220 includes:
- a CDS encoding AraC family transcriptional regulator, producing MMIETPKQSTALRACQELATLVSKYTDSRGNGAHQTAIAQLEFMRESSASTAICSVFEPILAIVVQGKKEALLGEETYQYGAAQYLVISVDLPLSGFVTEATPDKPYLGFKLNLDPVQLCDIIAQIQPHAEKKENSVRGLFVSNADVALVDCAIRLTRLLDTPQDIPFLAPMMIREIYYRLLMGEQSEAVRQIATSGSTMQRIAEIVKLLKANFTQSLRVEDLAEQANMSVASFHRHFKKVTSMSPLQYQKQLRLLEARRLMLIENADATHAAYQVGYESPSQFSREYSRMFGAPPIKDIERLRIA
- a CDS encoding SDR family NAD(P)-dependent oxidoreductase, whose translation is MVQAATKIALITGSSRGLGRNTALALAQKGVDVIVTYRSNEAEAKSVVSAIADLGGKAVALQLDTSNTKTFDDFAAQIQRSLQDNWQTEQFDFLVNNAGIGIHAPFAETTEEEFDRLMNIHVKGVFFLTQKLLPSIKDGGRIVNISSGLARFALPGYAAYATMKGAIEVLTRYLAKELGQRQIAVNVVAPGAIETDFGEGVVRDNPEVNNFIASQTALGRVGLPDDIGGAIASLLSEDSRWINAQRIEVSGGMFI
- a CDS encoding SDR family oxidoreductase, encoding MLNVENKVIAITGASSGIGEATAKLLAENGAKVVLGARRTDRLEKLVEEIRHQGGSAEFKTVNVTDREDMKAFIHFAKDTFGRIDVIFNNAGVMPLSPMSALKVEEWDAMINVNINGVLNGIAAGLPIMEAQGGGQFINTASIAAHMVVPTSAVYCATKYAVWAISEGLRQESENIRVTIISPGVVETELGSDITDDSAQEALKEFRKSALTPDAIARAVLYAVSQPDDVDVNEIIVRPTTSAF
- a CDS encoding glycosyltransferase, encoding MTHFGIICPPYPGHINPQSALGRELQNRGHRVTFLQIADMELKVRSQGVDFYPIGETLYKPGSLAITFKQLAQLSEIKALNYSVDFCQQITEIICQDAPRAIATLGIDALIVDQLEPVGETIAQSLNLPFICVSCGQAIHRRADVPPFFTPWSYNDDAWAKIRNQIAYTILDYSCRPILKTINEYRQRWKLPPYPHIYASQATLAHISQQPPAFDFSIPNLPPQFHYTGPLRNPSPQNVSFPYERLTGQPLIYASLGSVQNTKADLFRAIAQACQGLDVQLMITHGGGMSAEAVATLPGSPLVVEYAPQLEVLAKASLTITHGGLNTVLDSLSYGIPLVAIPITFEQPGTGARIRWTRTGEVIPVSRLSIYRLREAIQRVLTEESYSHNAQKIQRSIRTAGGVKRAADLIEQSLGKKGVGNWELGVGEERELGVRS
- the crtW gene encoding beta-carotene ketolase CrtW codes for the protein MIKEFAKTLTDPAPQNSNKRDRSSSSQPILLEIFTEQTLEETRQNYGGFLIALAILGIWATSIVYLMACDLSEVSLPMTILACAWQTFLYTGLFITAHDAMHGSILPHHRRLNHGVGAIALMLYGLFSYKQLLKKHWLHHRHPATEIDPDYHDGQHSNFGFWYLHFMQEYWCWVRAFQLVALFYSIHYLLQIPQANLYLFWILPALLSSVQLFYFGTFLPHRQPEGGYKNANCAQSSSFPLLWSFLTCYHFGYHEEHHDYPQIPWWQLPKVRKIAAQNPLND